DNA from Arthrobacter sp. SLBN-112:
GCAGACGGCTCCCCCGTCCCGGAGGAGCCGGTGGCAGCCGGCGGAATTGGCGCTGTGGACGGATCCGGGAACGGCGCCCACGGCACGGCCCAGGGTTTCGGCATGATGGGCCGTGTTAAGTGCACCGGAGCGCCAGCGTGCCTCCACTACCACCGTCACCCCTGCCAGGGCAGCAATCAGGCGGTTCCGCTGGAGGAAGCGGTAGCGGGTAGGGGCCGATCCCGGCGGTACCTCGGCCAGCACCGCGCCCTGGTTTGCCACGGCGCGCAGCAGGTCGTCGTTACCGGATGGATAGAACCTGTCCACTCCCCCGGCCATGACGGCGATGGTGGGGACAGCTGAGGACCCGCCGGCAAGCGCTGCCCTGTGCGCATGCGCATCGATCCCGTAGGCTCCGCCGGAGACCACCGTGAAGCCCCGCTGCGCCAGCGAGTAAGCGATGTCGCCGGTCACCGCGGCCCCGTAGCTGGTGCTGTCCCGGGATCCTACAAGGGCGACGCATTTCTCCGCGCCCGGCAGCGGTTGTTCCTGGCCGCGCCACCAAAGGCAGATAGGCTCCTGGATTCCCAGGTCCGCCAACTGGGCGGGCCACAGCTCATCGCCGGGAATGATGACGCGTCCGCCCAGACGTGCCATGGTGGCAAGGTCGCGTTCGGGCGCCAGGTCAGGCAGGCGCGGCTGCCAGCGCTTCAACGCGGCAGCAAGCCCGGCCCAGCTGGTGGCCGCACCGCTGTCAGCCAGCAGCGACGTCATCCCGCGCTCCAGGTCGGGCCCGGGCGCCACCTGGCCGGTGGCGATGCGCAGGGCCTCCGTTGCTCCTGCAAGCTGGACGAGCGCCAGTCCTGCGGTGTCCTGGGGCTCCATGAGCCGTGAAAGGGCGGCGCGGGCCAGCCGCTCCGCATCGGTGCCCGTTGCCTTCGTCATGCCCTGCCCTGTCGCCACAACCTGTTCCTTCGCTACAACCAGTTCCGTATCCACGCCCAGTTCCTTCACATCGCTCCGCCCAGCGTGGTGTCTCATGCCGCGGCCGCCGCAGCCTGGCGCAGGCCCAGAGCCTGTCCGATGTCATTTGGGTCCGGTGTTTCCCGGTGCCCCAAGTCCGCCAGGGTCCAGGCGAGCCGAAGGACGCGGTCATACCCTCTCGCGGTCAGCACGCCCCGCTCCAGCGACTGGTCGAGGATCCGGGTGGCAGCCGGTGGAAGCCGCAACTCACCGCGCAGGATGCGCCCAGGCACTTGCGAATTGGTCTCCAGGCCGAAGCGCTGCAACCGTTCCGCCTGCCGCGCACGCGCCTCCAGGACCCGCCGTGCCACTGACGCGGTGTCCTCTTCCGCGCCCGCCTGACCGAACTCGGCCAGGGACACCCGCTCCACCTGCAGCTGGATATCCACCCGGTCCAGGAGGGGTCCGGACATTCTGGCGAGATACCGGCGTCGCATCATGGGAGTGCAGGTGCAGTCCAGCCCCTTGCCCGATGCCTTGCCGCAGGGGCAGGGGTTGGCCGCGAGTACCAGTTGAAAGCGGGCCGGATAGGCCGCTGTTCCGGCTGACCGGTGGATGACCAGCTCCCCGCTCTCCAGCGGCTGCCGGAGCGCGTCGAGGACACGGCGTTCGTATTCGGGCGCCTCGTCAAGGAACAGCACGCCCCGGTGGGCACGTGATACTGCGCCAGGCCGGGGCAGCCCCGTCCCGCCGCCGATAATGGCTGCCGCGGTGGCTGAGTGGTGCGGGTTCTCGAACGGCGGCCGGCGCAGGAGCTGCACTGAGGACGCGGGCAGGCCGCACAGCGAGTGGATGGCCGTGACTTCCATGGACTCGTGGTCCCCAAGGTCCGGCAGGAGGCCGGGGAGCCGCTCCGCGAGCATGGTCTTGCCGGCCCCCGGCGGACCGGTAAGGAGCAGATGATGGGCGCCGGCCACAGCCACTTCCAACGCCCTGCGCGCTTCGCCCTGCCCCGAGACATCTGCCATGTCCGGGCACGGGCCGGGCAGGGCCTGGCCGTCACCGGTATCATCGCCTTCCTCGGGTTCAAAGTCCAGGGTGAGCTCCTGCGGATCGGCCCCAAAGTCCAGGGCGAGCCGGGCCAGCGTACGGTACCCGCGCACCTCGGCGCCCGGGACCAGGGCGGCCTCGGCGAGGTTGGCCTGCGCCACCACAATCTCCGGATAGTCGGCCTGGACCGCCGCCATGACCGCCGGAAGGATGCCCCGCACCGGCCGTAGCCTCCCGTCGAGCCCCAATTCAGCGATAAAGACTGTGCGCCCGGTGGGCTTGATGTCGTTCGCTGCCCGGAGCACGGCCATGGTGACGGCGAGATCGAAGCCCGAGCCGCGCTTGGGCAGCGAGGCAGGAATGAGGTTCGCGGTAATCTTCCTGCGGCTGAGCGGAATCCCGGAGTTCTTCGCGGCTGACCGGATGCGTTCCCTGGCCTCATTCAGGGAGGCGTCCGGCAACCCAAGAATGACGAAGGCCGGGAGAGTCTGGCCGATGTCCGCCTCGACTTCCACCATGTAGCCGTTGAGCCCCACGAGGGCGATGGAGTAGGTCCGACCGAGTGCCATCACCCCACCCCCTTGAGGTGTTCGACCACGGGTTCCCCGCCGCCGTCGTCCACGACAGCGACAACGTCAACGCGACGCAGCGGCATCCGCAGCTCGCGGTCCCGGCACCAGGCAGCACCGAGGCGGTGCAGCCGGGCCAGCTTTTCCGGGCCCACGGCTTCAAAGGGGTGGCCGTAGTCCAGCGATCGGCGGGTTTTGACTTCGGCGATGACCAGGGCGTCACCGTCGAGGGCAACGATGTCGATCTCGCCCTCTGCGCACCTCCAGTTGCGCTCCACCACCAGCATGCCCAGTGCCTCAAGATAGCCCACGGCAAGGTCTTCGCCCCGCCGGCCCAACAGGTCTTTCGATTTCATTTCTACCTCCGCCACCAGCCTGGCGGCGGATGGCTGCGGACGACAGGAGGCCCCTGCCGTATGTGGACAGGGGCCGGTGTGGAGGGGAAGTCAGGGTCCCCGAAAGATCCTAGTTACCCAGGTCGACGTCCTTGGGCAGGGCCAGTTCCTCGTTGCGGGGCAGTTCCTCCACATTCACGTCCTTGAAGGTCAGGACCCTGACGCTTTTGACGAACCGTGCCGAGCGGTAGACATCCCATACCCAGGCGTCCTGGAGGGTCAGGTCGAAATAGACCTCGCCATCGGCGCTGCGGGCCTGGAGGTCCACATGGTTGGCAAGGTAAAAGCGCCGTTCGGTCTCGACAACGTAGCTGAAGAGGCCGACGACGTCGCGGTATTCACGGTAGAGCTGAAGCTCCATGTCGGTTTCATAGTTCTCAAGATCCTCAGCACTCATGCTTCCATCTTGCACCATGTCCGGCACGGCTGACGCCGGGCGGCGGGAGTCAGTCTTCGCAGGGCTCTTCCCCGTCGGGCACCTCGACGCCTTGCAGTTCCCCGCCGAGCAGCCGCCAGCTGACCCGGTGGTAAGGCGTGGGGCCCGCGGCACGGAGGACGTTCCGGTGGGCTGCCGTGGCGTATCCCTTGTTGATGTCCCAGCCGTAATCGGGAAACTCGCTGTGCAGCTCCCTCATCATCCGGTCCCGTTCCACCTTGGCAATGACGCTCGCGGCCGCGACGCTGAGGCACTGCATGTCCGCCTTGACCTTGGTGTGGACGGGCGCGTCACAGGAGGCCTCGAGAACGGGCTGGTCGAACAGGGACAGCTGCTCCGCGGGGGAAAGCCAGTTGTGGCTTCCATCCAGTAGCACAGCGTCCGGAATGATGCCGGCAGCGAGGATGCTGCCCCAGGCGCGGGTTCCCGCGAGCCGCAGGGCAGCGATAATGCCGAGCGAATCAATCTCGCCGGCGGAGGCGTGCCCCACAGCTGAAGCGACGCTCCACCGCCGCACCAGGGGGTCCAGCCGTTCCCGTTCCGCCGGGCTGAGGAGTTTGCTGTCCCGCACGCCCGCAAGCGGCTTTTGGCGTTCCAGGTCAACGACCGCGATACCCACGCTGACGGGACCGGCGAGGGCGCCGCGGCCAACCTCGTCCACCCCGGCCAGCAGCCGTATCCCCTGGGTCTTGAAGGTCCGTTCGTGCCGCAGGGTGGGAGCCTTGCTGCCACGTGCTGCCGGCTTTGAGCCGGAGCCCACCTTCACTGCAGGGGAAGCCTTCACTGCTGCCGGCGCCTGTACTGCGGAAGGCACGGTCAGTGGGTCCCCGGGACGCTGCGGAACACATCCGGGTAGTTGTCCAGGGTCTTGATCCTGTTAAGCGGCCAGGCGATGACCGCGGCCTTGCCTTCCAGGTCCTTGAGGTCGATGAATCCCCCGTCCGTCTCCATGTGGGCACGGGAATCGGCAGAATGGTTCCGGTTGTCACCCATCACCCACACCTTGCCTTCCGGTACGGTGACGTCAAAGTTGCGGATCTGCGGGACTTCGGCGGGATTGATGTACTTCTCGTCGACGGCGGTCCCGTTAATGGTCAGTTTACCGCCGGCGTCACAGCAGACCACATGGTCGCCAGGGAGGCCGATGACACGCTTGACCAGGTGCTGCTCCGAATTGTCCGGCAGGAGGCCAACAAAGGTCAGGCCGTCCTGAACCCAGGTGAACGCGCCCTGCTCCTTGGCGGGGGCCGGCGGCAGCCAGCCCTTGGTATCGCGGAACACCACAACGTCCCCGCGGCTGAGAGCAAAGGGCTCCGGAACAAGGAGGTTGACGAAGATCCGGTCATCCACGTCCAAGGTGTTCACCATGGACTCCGAGGGGATGAAGAACGCCCGGAACAGGAAAGTCTTGATGAGGAAGGACAGCACCACGGCAATGACCACTACTGTGGCGATTTCCCTCAGCCACCCGAGCAGGGGATTACCGCTGGACTTGCCGGCCGCCTTCGACGACGCCCTGTCCCGCCGGTGGACGTGGGCGGATTCCGGGGACCCGCCGGGCACCGAGGAAGCTGGAACGGCGGGCGTCTCTGATGCGCCGTCGTGGCGCGGTTCAGGTCTCCGCGCGTGGTTCTCGGGCATTTACCGTCCGTTCTGTGTTGTTGGCCCCGATGCCGGCGGCCGTGCTACTGGAGCAAATCTATCAAGCGGCCAAAGGATCTGGACCGGCCGGCCAATCACCCGGTCCAGCGGAACCACCCCGCCGCCCGGAGCGCCCAGCAGGCTCCGGGAATCCGCGGACACGGAGCGGTGGTCCCCCATGAGCCACAGCCTCCCCTCCGGAACCAGGGTGCTGAACTTCTGCGTGCTGGGTGCGTCCCCAGGGAAGATGTAGGGCTCATCCAAGGGTTGGCCGTTGACGGTGACCTTGCCGGCGGCGTCGCAGCAGACCACAATGTCGCCGGGAAGGCCGATGACCCGCTTGACGTAAGTGGTGTCGCTGCCGGTCAGGCCAAGCCACTGCATCGCTGCGGCTGCTGCATCCACCAGCGGACCCTTGCCGCTGTTCAACGGCGCAAAGCTGCCGCGTCCGTCAAAGACGACAACGT
Protein-coding regions in this window:
- the lepB gene encoding signal peptidase I, translated to MPENHARRPEPRHDGASETPAVPASSVPGGSPESAHVHRRDRASSKAAGKSSGNPLLGWLREIATVVVIAVVLSFLIKTFLFRAFFIPSESMVNTLDVDDRIFVNLLVPEPFALSRGDVVVFRDTKGWLPPAPAKEQGAFTWVQDGLTFVGLLPDNSEQHLVKRVIGLPGDHVVCCDAGGKLTINGTAVDEKYINPAEVPQIRNFDVTVPEGKVWVMGDNRNHSADSRAHMETDGGFIDLKDLEGKAAVIAWPLNRIKTLDNYPDVFRSVPGTH
- a CDS encoding ribonuclease HII, which encodes MKVGSGSKPAARGSKAPTLRHERTFKTQGIRLLAGVDEVGRGALAGPVSVGIAVVDLERQKPLAGVRDSKLLSPAERERLDPLVRRWSVASAVGHASAGEIDSLGIIAALRLAGTRAWGSILAAGIIPDAVLLDGSHNWLSPAEQLSLFDQPVLEASCDAPVHTKVKADMQCLSVAAASVIAKVERDRMMRELHSEFPDYGWDINKGYATAAHRNVLRAAGPTPYHRVSWRLLGGELQGVEVPDGEEPCED
- a CDS encoding DUF2469 domain-containing protein, with protein sequence MSAEDLENYETDMELQLYREYRDVVGLFSYVVETERRFYLANHVDLQARSADGEVYFDLTLQDAWVWDVYRSARFVKSVRVLTFKDVNVEELPRNEELALPKDVDLGN
- a CDS encoding YraN family protein, whose protein sequence is MKSKDLLGRRGEDLAVGYLEALGMLVVERNWRCAEGEIDIVALDGDALVIAEVKTRRSLDYGHPFEAVGPEKLARLHRLGAAWCRDRELRMPLRRVDVVAVVDDGGGEPVVEHLKGVG
- a CDS encoding YifB family Mg chelatase-like AAA ATPase, whose amino-acid sequence is MALGRTYSIALVGLNGYMVEVEADIGQTLPAFVILGLPDASLNEARERIRSAAKNSGIPLSRRKITANLIPASLPKRGSGFDLAVTMAVLRAANDIKPTGRTVFIAELGLDGRLRPVRGILPAVMAAVQADYPEIVVAQANLAEAALVPGAEVRGYRTLARLALDFGADPQELTLDFEPEEGDDTGDGQALPGPCPDMADVSGQGEARRALEVAVAGAHHLLLTGPPGAGKTMLAERLPGLLPDLGDHESMEVTAIHSLCGLPASSVQLLRRPPFENPHHSATAAAIIGGGTGLPRPGAVSRAHRGVLFLDEAPEYERRVLDALRQPLESGELVIHRSAGTAAYPARFQLVLAANPCPCGKASGKGLDCTCTPMMRRRYLARMSGPLLDRVDIQLQVERVSLAEFGQAGAEEDTASVARRVLEARARQAERLQRFGLETNSQVPGRILRGELRLPPAATRILDQSLERGVLTARGYDRVLRLAWTLADLGHRETPDPNDIGQALGLRQAAAAAA
- the lepB gene encoding signal peptidase I, with the protein product MHQTKRQPRKTGWRFVLLAVVLAVAISGVARSLWLDVYFIPSESMEPLLEGGDRILVSRTDFQSEPIRHGDVVVFDGRGSFAPLNSGKGPLVDAAAAAMQWLGLTGSDTTYVKRVIGLPGDIVVCCDAAGKVTVNGQPLDEPYIFPGDAPSTQKFSTLVPEGRLWLMGDHRSVSADSRSLLGAPGGGVVPLDRVIGRPVQILWPLDRFAPVARPPASGPTTQNGR
- the dprA gene encoding DNA-processing protein DprA, whose amino-acid sequence is MTKATGTDAERLARAALSRLMEPQDTAGLALVQLAGATEALRIATGQVAPGPDLERGMTSLLADSGAATSWAGLAAALKRWQPRLPDLAPERDLATMARLGGRVIIPGDELWPAQLADLGIQEPICLWWRGQEQPLPGAEKCVALVGSRDSTSYGAAVTGDIAYSLAQRGFTVVSGGAYGIDAHAHRAALAGGSSAVPTIAVMAGGVDRFYPSGNDDLLRAVANQGAVLAEVPPGSAPTRYRFLQRNRLIAALAGVTVVVEARWRSGALNTAHHAETLGRAVGAVPGSVHSANSAGCHRLLRDGGAVCVTDAAEVAELASPSGMELPAQRTAEAAVQDGLTLEDLILLDALPLRSTTSVEKLSAVAGLGQASVRAGLGRLGLLGLAVSERGGWKRGKP